GCAGCGAGTACACTCGTCGGTAAACTCGATTTCTGATTTAACCCATGGTGGCCTTTGTGCATCAAACTTTTTGCGACGAAACAAATTTCTGCGACTGTGATTAATTGATTGGCTCATATTTATTCCGATGACACTGATGTCGTAGTTTGACTATTACTTTAACGAACTCTTGATTTAACTTCAGAGCGATTGATTGCACTTTTTAATCGTTATAACCATTAGGATTAGTTGATTGCCACAACCAGCTGCTTTCAACCATTGACTCAAGTGTATGTACTGGTTGCCAGTCTAATTCTTCATAAGCAAGAGTAGCGTCGGCAAAGTATGCCGCAAGATCGCCATCACGACGCTCACTAAAACGGTATGGGATTTTCTTACCGCAAACTTGCTCAAAGGCCTTAATGATTTCGATTACGCTATAGCCGCGACCGGTGCCAAGGTTATAGGTTACGATTCCGGGCTGTTTAGCTAATTTTTGCAGTGCTTTTAGGTGGCCTTGGGCGAGGTCTACCACATGAATATAATCTCTAACGCCTGTGCCATCTGGGGTGAGGTAATCACTACCAAAAATGTACAGTTCGGGAAGTTTACCCACTGCAACTTGGCAAATAAACGGCATTAAGTTATTTGGTGTATCAGTTGGATCTTCACCAATTAATCCGCTTTCATGGGCACCGACAGGATTAAAGTACCTCAACACAGCAATATTCCATTGCTTATCAGCAATTTGTAAATCTGTTAATAGCTGCTCAACCATCAGTTTTGATTGGCCGTAAGGGTTAGTTGCACCTGTGGAAAAGTCTTCACGAATCGGTAAACTCTCAGGGATCCCATAAACTGTGGCCGATGAGCTAAATACCAATTGTTTAACGTTATGCTCTGCCATCACCTGGCATAAAATAATCGTTCCTGTGACATTGGTCTCGTAGTACTGCAGTGGTTTATTGACCGACTCGCCAACGGCTTTTAAGCCAGCAAAATGAATTACCGCGTCTATTTGATGATCTGTAAAAATTTTATGTAATAAGGCTTTATTGAGCACACTGCCTTGGTAAAACACACAAACATTACCAGTTATCTTTTCGATACGATCTAGAGCGTTGACGTTGGCATTAGATAAATTATCTAAAATGATAACTTGCTGCCCAGCATTCAAAAGTTCAACAACAGTGTGGCTTCCAATGTATCCCGCACCGCCTGTTACTAAAATTGCCATGGTCTTTCCTTAACTCTGTAGAGCAACACTTTTTGTTGAGTCATGTGTCATATTACTAACTGTTTAGCACAACAGTGCTGAAATTGGGGCTGACCAACCTAATACAACAAAAGCTAACCTATTGTCGTTATTGTACTGAAGTTATCGGTTTGAATATAACATTTGTTGTTTTAAATCATTTTAAACCACTAAACCGTGAATCCGTAGCCTAGTAAACTGGGGATTTTTCCAATAGTTCTTCTTGTTTGTCAAACATTAACTACATTTTAGTTTATTGATTTTAAATGACTAAATAGCATTATATCGATGGTTGTAGTGAAAAGTTTACGTTTATAGCTACCACATGAACCAAGAATAAACCCTGAGGTTGTTAACAAATATGAAACCTTAGCACACTATGAAGGGAGAGAAGTTTACGTAAAGTGACACTTATGAGCAAAGCAACAAATTACCAAGCTAAGATCCCTGATAGTCAGGGCTATATTCAATACACAGATGAAGAGCACGATGTTTGGCATGAGTTGTATCAGCGCCAAGCTATCAATATGCCTGGCCGAGCATGTGATGCATATATGCAAGGGCTTGAGGCTTTGGCAATGCCAAGTAACCGAGTACCGCAATTAAAAGAAATTGATAAAGTGCTACTCGATGCAACAGGCTGGAAAACTGCAGGCGTGCCTGCACTTATTTCATTTGGCAAGTTCTTTGAACTGCTAGCCAATAAGCAGTTCCCCGTTGCGACGTTTATTCGTACTAAAGAAGAATTTGATTACTTACAAGAACCCGATATTTTTCATGAAATATTCGGTCACTGTCCATTATTAACTAATCCGTCATTTGCCCGTTTTTCGCATATCTACGGTCAATTGGGACTCGCTGCAACTAAAGAGGAAAGAGTGTATTTAGCTCGTCTTTACTGGTTTACCGTAGAGTTCGGTTTAGTGAAAGCCAGTGATGGCGAATTAAACATCTATGGTGGCGGTATCTTAAGTTCTCCTGGCGAAACCCTGTATGCGTTGAGTGATGAGCCTGAACGTAAACCTTTTGATTTAATTGAGGTGCTTAGAACACCTTATCGTATCGATATTATGCAGCCTATCTACTATGTAATTGAAAGTGTTGATTATCTTGATGAAATAGCCAAGATGGATATCATGGCCGCAGTGACAGAAGCACGAAAGTTAGGCTTACTTGAACCTAAGTTTGCACCTAAAACGATTGCCAGTTAGCGATAATGAACTAAAGAACATTAATAAGAAGAAATTATTTTACCCAGGAGTTGTTATGTCTGATCTATCAGAATTGAAATGTGAAGCTTGCCAAATTGATGCACCGAAAGTCACAGACCAAGAAATGGTTGAATTTAGTAAAATGATCCCTGAGTGGCGCGTTGAAAATCGTGATGGGATTAATCAATTAGAACGGGTATATAAATTTAAAAACTTTAAGCTTGCGATGGTATTTACTAATCAATTAGCGGAACTTGCTGAAGCAGAGTTTCACCACCCTGGAATCTTAACTGAATGGGGCAAAGTCACCGTAACTTGGTGGTCACATTCAATTAAAGGCCTGCATAAAAATGATTTTATTATGGCTGCGAAAACAGACCAGTTAATCGGTTAATCATTTTAACTATTAATTTCAGCAGGTTACGTTAACGCAACCTGCCTTTGTACTTCCTCTGTTACAATTCTACTGTAAACAACACTTGCCACACGCCTCATAACCTTTTAACGTATCGCTCACAAATAAAGAAGGATGGTATTTCTCATTATTTTTTAATGAGTTTTCTTTAATCCTCGTATATTCCAGAAAATGACTGATAGGGAATAGTTGTATATGCGTTTGGAAGTGAGCTGTTTAGATCGCATCGGCCTTGCGAAAGATATTCTCGAAGTATTAGAAAACTATGGCATTAATTTAATTGCCATTGATGCCAGTAATAAAGGTTTCTTGTACTTACAATTTGCTGAAATTGGTTTTGAAACCTTAAGCGAATTAATGCCTCTTATACGAAAAGTAGAAAGTGTTCATGATGTTCGTACTGTGTCATTTATGCCTTCAGAACAAGAACATTATGCATTAAAAACCTTATTGCAAACCTTACCAGACTCGGTTTTTTCCATTAATTCAAAAGGTCGCATTCGCATTGTGAATGAATCTGCATTGTTGACCTTAAACATGCATGAGCATGAGGTCATTGATGAGTCATTAAATCATTGGGTTCAAGGTTTTAACTTTTCACGTTGGTTGACTGAAGCGCCAGTACTTGCACAAGCAACCCGAGTGCAAATTGGTAGTAACGAATACTTAGCCGAAATGCTGCCGATATATCTGCCGGATGAAAACAATGCCAGTATCCTTGCTGGCGCAGTTGTGTCGCTTAAATCTCCAGCAAGAGTGGGCAAGCAATTTAATGCACTGCAAAACCAAACCACAGGGTTTGACAACGTGTTAGCGGTGAGTGACAAGATGAAAGATGTGCTTAAGCAAGCAAAGCGCATGGCACAATTGGATGCACCGTTACTTATTACTGGTGAAACAGGTACAGGTAAAGAGTTAATGGCTAAAGCGAGCCATGACGCTAGCATGCGCCGTGAACATCCCTTTATCCCAATTAACTGCGCCGCACTGCCTGACAGCGTTGCTGAAGAAGAATTATTTGGATTCGTTTCTAATGACGGTCAAGTGGTAAAACGTGGTTTGTTTGAAGAAGCTAAGGGCGGCACAGTCTTCTTAGATGAAATAGCTGAAATGTCGAAAGCGGCGCAAGTGAAACTGCTTCGATTACTACAAGATGGCACCTTTAGGCGTATTGGTGGCGATGAAGAAGTAAGAGCCGATGTACGTATAATTTGTTCTACCCAGAAAAATCTGGCTGAGTTATGCCAATCTGGTGAGTTCAGAGAAGACTTATATTATCGCATTCATGTGCTGAGTTATCACATGCCGTCATTGCGCGAGCGTAAAGTCGATGTCATACCGCTAACGGAAATGTTCTTAGAGCACTACAGCCAGCAGCTTTCTAGTCCACTTCGTCGTATTTCAGCTACTTGCCGAGATTACCTATTTACCTATGCGTGGCCAGGCAATGTCCGTCAATTAAAGAATGCAATTTTTAGAGCTGTATCGATGTGGGATGGTTCTGCTGAGTTAACTGTAGAGCAATTAAAACTACCATCTTATGCTGAAGGTTTTGGCTATTTTGATGAAGAGTTCGAAGGCAGTTTAGATCAAGCCATGAAAGAATATGAAGCGAGTTTATTAAGACGCTTATATCCAGCTTATCCAAGCACTCGTCAATTAGCGAAAAAACTTGGGGTTTCCCACACGGCGATTGCCAACAAACTGAGAGATTACAAAATTACCAAAAAGCGTTAACGCTTATTAGAGTTGCGGTTGTCATCAGTGACTCGATGGTATAAACAAAGTATGTGTAACGATTTAATGCCAGCCATATGCTGGCATTGTCGTGTTTTTAAGACGTATATTGGCTTAATTGGCAATAAGTTGAGCAATGTATCAAAAGGTTTACAAAACTGCTGACACCTTGCAAAAATGTGATTTGCCTCACGCTATATTAATTTGGCTAAGCTTAAGGTATTTCTAGCCTTAAGAAGGCTATTTTTGTTGATATTAACCTGCGAAAGTCATGATTGAATCATCAGTTAACGAGATTGATGGATTCAATATACTTAGCAGCAATGATAATTTTATAAATTTAATATCGACCTTATTTGTACCTATTTAGGAGTCAAAATGAAACTTGCAAGTTATAACAACGGTCGCCGTGATGGCCAACTTATGTTAGTTAGCAAAGATTTAACTAAAGCCGTTGCAGTACCTGCTATTGCTAAAACAATGCAGCAATTACTTGATGCTTGGGATTTACTTAATCCTCAACTACAAGAGTTGTATGAAGCGTTAAACGCAGGTCAAATGGATAATGCAGTGGATTTTGACGAAGCTCGTTGTTTATCTCCGCTTCCTCGTGCTTACCAGTGGGCTGACGGTAGTGCTTATGTGAACCATGTTGAATTAGTGCGTAAAGCTCGTGGCGCTGAAATGCCTGAAAGTTTTTGGACGGATCCTTTAGTTTATCAAGGTGGCTCAGATTGTTTTATCGCACCTAAAGCTGATATTGAAATGGCCAGTGAAGAATATGGTATCGACTTTGAATCTGAAATTGCTGTCGTAACAGATGACGTTGCTATGGGCGTTGATACTGAAAATGCGGCTAAGCACATAAAACTATTAATGTTAGTAAATGACGTGTCGCTACGTAATCTTATCCCTGGTGAGCTAGCTAAAGGTTTTGGCTTTTTCCAATCAAAGCCATCAAGTGCATTTTCGCCAGTGGCAATCACTCCCGATGAGTTAGGGGACAAGTGGCAAGATTCTAAAGTTCATTTACCATTAGTGACCCACTTAAATGGTGAATTATTCGGCCGCCCAAATGCGGGCGTAGATATGACGTTTGATTTTAGTCAGTTAGTGGCACATGTTGCCAAAACTCGTCCATTATGTGCTGGCGCTGTGATTGGTTCAGGAACTATTTCAAACTACGACCGTAGTGCTGGTTCTAGCTGTTTAGCAGAAAAACGTATGTTAGAAATCATTGCAGACGGCAAGCCAGCAACGCCATTTATGCGCTTTGGTGATACCGTTCGCATTGAGATGTTTGACGAAAACGACAGCAGTATTTTTGGTTCTATCGATCAAAAAGTTGTCGAATACAAAGGTTAATCCTTCATATTAATGAAGCATTTAATTAATCAAAAGCAATAACGTTGTGCGTTATTGCTTTTTTTATACCTTTTAAACACTCAGTTCAACACTGATAAGCTTTACACAAGATTGATGAATAAGGATATACGATGAAACTATACGGCTACTGGCGCTCTAGTGCGGCCTATAGAGTGCGAATTGCACTTAATTTGAAGCAGCTTAACGCTGAACAAGTCTCAATTCATTTAGTTAAAAATGGAGGAGAGCAGCACAGTGAGATGTTTAGTC
This window of the Shewanella goraebulensis genome carries:
- the galE gene encoding UDP-glucose 4-epimerase GalE; the encoded protein is MAILVTGGAGYIGSHTVVELLNAGQQVIILDNLSNANVNALDRIEKITGNVCVFYQGSVLNKALLHKIFTDHQIDAVIHFAGLKAVGESVNKPLQYYETNVTGTIILCQVMAEHNVKQLVFSSSATVYGIPESLPIREDFSTGATNPYGQSKLMVEQLLTDLQIADKQWNIAVLRYFNPVGAHESGLIGEDPTDTPNNLMPFICQVAVGKLPELYIFGSDYLTPDGTGVRDYIHVVDLAQGHLKALQKLAKQPGIVTYNLGTGRGYSVIEIIKAFEQVCGKKIPYRFSERRDGDLAAYFADATLAYEELDWQPVHTLESMVESSWLWQSTNPNGYND
- the phhA gene encoding phenylalanine 4-monooxygenase is translated as MTLMSKATNYQAKIPDSQGYIQYTDEEHDVWHELYQRQAINMPGRACDAYMQGLEALAMPSNRVPQLKEIDKVLLDATGWKTAGVPALISFGKFFELLANKQFPVATFIRTKEEFDYLQEPDIFHEIFGHCPLLTNPSFARFSHIYGQLGLAATKEERVYLARLYWFTVEFGLVKASDGELNIYGGGILSSPGETLYALSDEPERKPFDLIEVLRTPYRIDIMQPIYYVIESVDYLDEIAKMDIMAAVTEARKLGLLEPKFAPKTIAS
- the tyrR gene encoding transcriptional regulator TyrR gives rise to the protein MRLEVSCLDRIGLAKDILEVLENYGINLIAIDASNKGFLYLQFAEIGFETLSELMPLIRKVESVHDVRTVSFMPSEQEHYALKTLLQTLPDSVFSINSKGRIRIVNESALLTLNMHEHEVIDESLNHWVQGFNFSRWLTEAPVLAQATRVQIGSNEYLAEMLPIYLPDENNASILAGAVVSLKSPARVGKQFNALQNQTTGFDNVLAVSDKMKDVLKQAKRMAQLDAPLLITGETGTGKELMAKASHDASMRREHPFIPINCAALPDSVAEEELFGFVSNDGQVVKRGLFEEAKGGTVFLDEIAEMSKAAQVKLLRLLQDGTFRRIGGDEEVRADVRIICSTQKNLAELCQSGEFREDLYYRIHVLSYHMPSLRERKVDVIPLTEMFLEHYSQQLSSPLRRISATCRDYLFTYAWPGNVRQLKNAIFRAVSMWDGSAELTVEQLKLPSYAEGFGYFDEEFEGSLDQAMKEYEASLLRRLYPAYPSTRQLAKKLGVSHTAIANKLRDYKITKKR
- a CDS encoding fumarylacetoacetate hydrolase family protein, encoding MKLASYNNGRRDGQLMLVSKDLTKAVAVPAIAKTMQQLLDAWDLLNPQLQELYEALNAGQMDNAVDFDEARCLSPLPRAYQWADGSAYVNHVELVRKARGAEMPESFWTDPLVYQGGSDCFIAPKADIEMASEEYGIDFESEIAVVTDDVAMGVDTENAAKHIKLLMLVNDVSLRNLIPGELAKGFGFFQSKPSSAFSPVAITPDELGDKWQDSKVHLPLVTHLNGELFGRPNAGVDMTFDFSQLVAHVAKTRPLCAGAVIGSGTISNYDRSAGSSCLAEKRMLEIIADGKPATPFMRFGDTVRIEMFDENDSSIFGSIDQKVVEYKG
- a CDS encoding 4a-hydroxytetrahydrobiopterin dehydratase; protein product: MSDLSELKCEACQIDAPKVTDQEMVEFSKMIPEWRVENRDGINQLERVYKFKNFKLAMVFTNQLAELAEAEFHHPGILTEWGKVTVTWWSHSIKGLHKNDFIMAAKTDQLIG